A genome region from Defluviimonas aquaemixtae includes the following:
- a CDS encoding TetR family transcriptional regulator C-terminal domain-containing protein, translating to MTRREMTERPRKERAENAERRRDQIIDATLRSIVRNGLSGTTLASVSDEAGLSQGVAVFYFRNKQSLLGAALRRQYETYQVHWQTAVAEAGPDPAAQIVALIRSDFSPAICNAESLIIWHAFWGEANARPIYGEISGSFEAERALAMRSACTALLQAEGRSVTAADDIAVGIDAMTDGLWLAMYLSDQAPDLDRPMRLAATYLSAAFPAHTDHFRTGLGIKSDAV from the coding sequence GTGACCCGACGCGAAATGACTGAGCGTCCGCGCAAGGAGCGGGCCGAGAACGCAGAGCGCCGGCGCGACCAGATCATCGACGCAACCTTGCGTTCGATCGTCCGGAACGGACTGTCGGGGACAACGCTGGCCAGCGTGTCCGACGAGGCCGGGCTGTCACAAGGGGTTGCGGTTTTCTACTTTCGTAACAAGCAGTCGCTTCTGGGTGCCGCACTGCGCAGGCAGTATGAAACATACCAGGTCCATTGGCAGACCGCCGTCGCAGAGGCGGGTCCGGATCCGGCGGCGCAGATCGTCGCGTTGATCCGGTCCGATTTCTCGCCCGCGATCTGCAATGCGGAATCGCTGATCATCTGGCATGCCTTCTGGGGCGAGGCCAACGCACGCCCAATCTATGGCGAGATCTCCGGTTCGTTCGAGGCCGAGCGCGCGCTGGCCATGCGCAGCGCCTGCACGGCACTGTTGCAGGCCGAGGGAAGGTCCGTCACCGCGGCCGACGATATCGCGGTCGGGATCGACGCGATGACCGACGGGCTCTGGCTCGCGATGTATCTGTCTGACCAGGCTCCGGATCTCGACCGCCCCATGCGCCTGGCGGCCACATATCTTTCCGCGGCCTTCCCGGCGCACACGGATCACTTTCGGACCGGGTTGGGCATCAAGAGCGACGCGGTATGA
- a CDS encoding ABC transporter substrate-binding protein has product MVLPRRVHAAGEPLTCLEWGGYDVAEYIEPYVKKHGGLPDFSIFSGEEEALAKVRAGFAADVMHPCNYSVSRFVNAGLVNEIDTSRLSNWADVFPSLKTAEGVLLDGKVVMAPADWGNSSIAYRSDLVDPAFAADPTWAIFYDEAYAGKVSMLDNELVIQIGAMVGGMGYDAAYALTGDALAAAAKDWGAKGVNVSRFLWTDASEVQQAMASGEIVAAYAWNDLVKNLKAEGIPVEYAVPKEGMFTWFCGLTLLNSGKADSELAYDFIDAWLSPETGKYLIEASGYGHANRKSFEIADPAEVAAMGITDPEALMSSAILFRTPTDEVQVEQTRVWGDTKALKM; this is encoded by the coding sequence ATGGTTCTCCCGCGCCGCGTGCATGCGGCGGGAGAGCCGCTTACTTGCCTCGAATGGGGCGGCTACGACGTGGCCGAGTATATTGAGCCTTATGTCAAGAAGCATGGCGGGCTGCCCGACTTCTCGATCTTCAGCGGCGAGGAGGAAGCGCTGGCCAAGGTCCGCGCCGGGTTCGCGGCCGACGTCATGCATCCCTGCAACTATTCGGTCAGCCGCTTTGTCAATGCCGGGCTGGTGAACGAGATCGACACGTCTCGGCTGTCAAACTGGGCCGATGTGTTCCCGTCGCTCAAGACCGCCGAGGGCGTGCTGCTCGACGGCAAGGTGGTGATGGCGCCGGCGGATTGGGGCAATTCCTCCATCGCGTATCGCAGCGATCTGGTCGATCCGGCCTTCGCCGCCGATCCGACCTGGGCGATCTTCTACGACGAGGCCTATGCCGGAAAGGTCTCGATGCTCGACAACGAACTCGTGATCCAGATCGGCGCGATGGTCGGTGGCATGGGCTATGATGCGGCCTATGCACTGACCGGCGACGCGCTTGCGGCGGCGGCCAAGGACTGGGGCGCGAAGGGCGTGAACGTCTCGCGCTTCCTTTGGACCGACGCGTCGGAGGTGCAGCAGGCCATGGCCTCGGGCGAGATCGTCGCGGCCTATGCCTGGAACGATCTGGTGAAGAACCTCAAGGCCGAGGGGATTCCCGTCGAATACGCCGTGCCGAAAGAGGGCATGTTCACCTGGTTCTGCGGGCTGACGCTTCTCAATTCCGGCAAGGCTGATTCGGAGCTGGCCTATGACTTCATCGACGCCTGGCTGAGCCCCGAGACAGGCAAGTATCTGATCGAGGCCTCGGGCTACGGCCACGCTAACCGCAAGAGCTTCGAGATCGCCGATCCGGCCGAGGTTGCCGCGATGGGCATCACCGATCCCGAGGCGCTGATGTCCTCGGCGATCCTCTTCCGCACGCCCACGGACGAGGTGCAGGTCGAACAGACCCGGGTGTGGGGCGATACCAAGGCGCTGAAGATGTAA
- a CDS encoding ABC transporter ATP-binding protein encodes MNGPIIRLEGVEKVFGEFRALKDITFDIAPGEFFSLLGASGCGKTTLLRILAGIEQPTRGEVTIDGKPMAGVPANKRPTNMVFQSYAIFPHLTVRENIGYGLVYQKLAKAEAKARTDEAIELVKLAGLGERSAHQLSGGQRQRVALARALVCRPKVLLLDEPLSALDKKLREEMQQELRSLQRTVGITFVFVTHDQEEALTLSDRIAVMSGGRVLQIDTPQGLYERPNCLDVAGFVGTMNLFPAKVTRAEGSRTVANGAGMGELVGHSHDRPSAVGAAVFIAVRPEKIVIEVGANMPGLNRLVGRISSISYLGDRSHYLVEVEGLAEPVAVYLSNPAGRALHGAAGAEVTLSWDETSALVLER; translated from the coding sequence ATGAACGGTCCGATCATCCGGCTTGAGGGCGTGGAGAAGGTCTTCGGCGAGTTCCGGGCGCTGAAGGACATCACCTTCGACATCGCGCCCGGCGAATTCTTCTCGCTGCTCGGCGCGTCGGGTTGCGGCAAGACCACGCTACTGCGCATCCTCGCCGGGATCGAGCAGCCGACGCGCGGCGAGGTGACGATCGACGGAAAGCCGATGGCGGGCGTGCCCGCGAACAAGCGGCCGACCAACATGGTCTTCCAGAGCTATGCGATTTTCCCCCATCTCACGGTGCGCGAGAACATCGGCTACGGCCTGGTCTACCAGAAGCTCGCCAAGGCCGAGGCGAAGGCGCGCACCGACGAGGCGATCGAACTCGTCAAGCTCGCCGGCCTCGGCGAGCGGAGCGCGCATCAGCTCTCGGGCGGCCAGCGGCAGCGCGTGGCGCTCGCCCGGGCGCTCGTCTGCCGACCCAAGGTGCTGCTTCTGGACGAACCGCTTTCCGCGCTCGACAAGAAGCTGCGCGAGGAGATGCAGCAGGAGCTACGCTCGCTCCAGCGGACGGTCGGGATCACCTTCGTCTTCGTCACACACGACCAGGAAGAGGCGTTGACGCTGTCGGATCGCATCGCCGTCATGTCCGGTGGAAGGGTTCTGCAGATCGACACTCCACAGGGGCTCTACGAACGACCGAACTGCCTAGATGTGGCAGGATTCGTCGGCACTATGAACCTTTTCCCGGCGAAGGTGACGCGCGCGGAGGGCAGCCGAACCGTCGCAAACGGCGCCGGGATGGGCGAGCTTGTCGGACATTCGCATGATCGCCCCTCAGCCGTCGGCGCCGCCGTTTTCATTGCTGTCCGGCCTGAAAAGATAGTGATCGAGGTCGGTGCGAATATGCCGGGACTGAACCGCTTGGTGGGACGGATTTCCTCGATTTCGTATCTCGGCGACCGGAGCCACTACCTCGTCGAGGTCGAGGGGCTCGCCGAGCCGGTCGCGGTCTATCTGTCCAATCCGGCGGGGCGGGCGCTGCACGGAGCCGCTGGCGCCGAGGTCACTCTATCGTGGGACGAAACGAGCGCGCTCGTCCTTGAGCGGTAG
- a CDS encoding methyltransferase domain-containing protein encodes MSATEHYNRSIIAFLGELWGEGYLSPGGPEEVARIVEGLDLAGKTVLDVGSGAGGVAMTLVREHGAGRVVGIDVEDDVCEAARQLVAEAGLAERIEFRRVEPGPFPLPDASVDIIFSKDSIVHIRDKEALAAEAFRVLRPGGWFAASDWMISHDGAPSPEMAYYLTCEDLDFGMASPVRYERALRQAGFTKVRLTNRNQWYRERAQEELGWLSGGGRQRFVDILGAQAVADQIKTWTAMVQVVESGEHCPHHFRGQKP; translated from the coding sequence ATGAGCGCGACGGAGCACTACAACCGCAGCATTATCGCGTTCCTGGGTGAACTCTGGGGCGAAGGGTATCTCTCGCCCGGTGGACCGGAGGAGGTCGCTCGGATTGTCGAGGGTCTCGACCTTGCGGGAAAGACCGTTCTCGACGTGGGCTCTGGTGCCGGAGGTGTCGCAATGACGCTGGTCCGTGAACACGGCGCGGGCCGTGTCGTCGGGATCGATGTCGAGGACGATGTCTGCGAAGCGGCACGTCAACTGGTCGCGGAAGCAGGCCTTGCCGAGAGGATCGAATTCCGCCGCGTCGAGCCCGGCCCGTTTCCGCTGCCGGATGCGTCAGTGGACATTATCTTTTCCAAGGATTCCATCGTTCACATCCGGGACAAGGAAGCGCTGGCCGCCGAAGCGTTCCGCGTCCTCAGGCCCGGCGGCTGGTTCGCGGCGTCGGATTGGATGATTTCGCATGACGGCGCCCCCTCGCCCGAGATGGCGTATTATCTGACATGCGAAGACCTCGACTTCGGCATGGCCTCGCCGGTCCGCTACGAGCGGGCGCTCAGGCAGGCGGGATTCACGAAGGTGCGCCTGACGAACCGCAATCAGTGGTATCGCGAACGGGCGCAGGAGGAACTGGGTTGGCTATCCGGTGGCGGCAGGCAACGGTTTGTGGACATTCTCGGGGCCCAGGCCGTGGCCGATCAAATCAAGACCTGGACCGCGATGGTGCAGGTCGTAGAGTCGGGTGAACACTGCCCACACCATTTCCGGGGGCAGAAACCCTAG
- a CDS encoding aminotransferase, which translates to MSDLSSNAAIPSAVPAEVVRGWDNEHCLHPWETMGTSDPDRDIAAGAEGIYILDPSGRRFIDGPGGMWCVQIGYGRKEMANAIAEQTMRLAYHSPWAFASEPSALLARRIAQMAPGDLNTVFFATGGSEAVDSALRFVQFYNNLRGRPEKKLIIAREKGYHGSTYLAATVTGKERSRSRLDIESRLVRFIGNVNPYVRPKDMPVNAWCDAKVAELEQAILDAGPENVAAFIAEPVLASGGVIVPPPGYHARTLEVCRRHDVLYISDEVVTAFGRLGHWFASEDVFGITPDIITCAKGLTSGYLPLGAMILSDRLWNEIASDDREHIMFSNGYTYSGHPVCCAAALKNIEIIESEGLLEHVRAVTPHFQARLNNLSRHEIVGDTRGMGLIGCVEGAAAPDLPEEKRLAIDSEFGARVDAKCDAMGLIVRPLINMCVFSPPLIITESQVDQMFDILDRAIGQVQKEML; encoded by the coding sequence ATGTCAGACCTTTCCTCCAACGCCGCAATTCCCAGCGCCGTTCCTGCTGAAGTTGTCCGCGGCTGGGACAACGAACACTGCCTGCATCCTTGGGAAACCATGGGGACCAGCGACCCTGACAGGGATATCGCCGCCGGCGCGGAGGGCATATACATCCTGGACCCCAGCGGACGGCGGTTCATCGACGGCCCGGGCGGCATGTGGTGTGTTCAGATCGGCTACGGCCGCAAGGAAATGGCGAACGCGATCGCCGAACAGACAATGCGGCTTGCCTATCACTCGCCTTGGGCCTTCGCGTCCGAACCCTCGGCATTGCTGGCGCGGCGGATTGCGCAGATGGCGCCAGGCGATCTCAACACCGTCTTCTTCGCGACCGGCGGATCCGAGGCGGTCGACAGCGCGCTGCGCTTCGTCCAGTTCTACAACAACCTGAGGGGACGGCCGGAGAAGAAGCTGATCATCGCCCGCGAGAAGGGATATCACGGGTCGACCTATCTCGCGGCCACGGTGACGGGGAAAGAGCGTAGCCGCTCGCGCCTGGATATCGAGAGTCGGCTGGTCCGCTTCATCGGCAACGTCAATCCCTATGTCCGGCCCAAGGACATGCCCGTGAACGCCTGGTGCGACGCCAAGGTCGCCGAACTGGAACAGGCGATCCTCGACGCCGGCCCCGAGAACGTCGCCGCTTTCATCGCGGAACCGGTGCTCGCATCGGGTGGCGTGATCGTGCCGCCGCCCGGCTATCATGCCCGGACGCTGGAGGTCTGCCGCCGTCACGACGTGCTCTACATCTCGGACGAGGTCGTCACCGCATTCGGGCGCCTCGGCCACTGGTTCGCGTCCGAGGACGTGTTCGGCATCACGCCCGACATCATCACCTGCGCCAAGGGGCTGACCTCGGGTTACCTGCCGCTCGGCGCGATGATCCTGTCGGACAGGCTCTGGAACGAGATCGCGTCAGACGACCGCGAGCACATCATGTTCTCGAACGGTTACACCTATTCCGGTCATCCGGTGTGTTGCGCCGCGGCGCTGAAGAACATCGAGATCATCGAGTCCGAGGGACTGCTCGAGCATGTCAGGGCCGTCACACCGCATTTCCAGGCCCGGCTGAATAATCTGTCGCGGCACGAGATCGTCGGCGACACCCGCGGCATGGGCCTGATCGGCTGCGTCGAGGGCGCCGCGGCGCCCGACCTGCCGGAGGAAAAGCGCCTGGCGATCGATTCCGAGTTCGGCGCCCGCGTCGACGCGAAATGCGACGCGATGGGCCTGATCGTCCGCCCACTGATCAACATGTGCGTTTTCTCGCCGCCGCTGATCATCACGGAAAGCCAGGTCGACCAGATGTTTGACATCCTCGATCGCGCGATCGGCCAGGTACAGAAGGAGATGTTGTGA
- a CDS encoding amidohydrolase, translated as MEPVGTIVINARIVTMDGATPYAQALAVRDGRVTALGSNEEIRELADRSTKVIDAGGRLVLPGFQDTHIHLQDSGQDYSQNADLSSARTQDDIVRILSAFAKTHDRAWVNGTGWYSGIFHTDNLDRHLIDRAVPNRPCLIVASDGHNACLNSAGCAAIGLAADTPDPPNGHFVRDAKGEPTGMLYENALMWAEARMPTPSDADFADGVKWAQALAHRHGITGILDARVEERHVRVYRSLEAADALTLRVAATALVNAHDTTWGAVERLSDLRAGNSGGRFKVHSAKFFLDGVVENRTAAMIVPYSDAEGGNAPLMFTPDQITQMFTAFDAARFQIHVHAIGDLAVRAALDGVEAARAANGDWPSLHQIAHIQFIDPADLPRFRKLGVMANVQPLWARSEPSVTDIAVPMVGNDRSHWIYAFRSLLDAGAAMALSSDWGVSTLNPFEIIETAVTRQPPAASARVPPFLPDERITRAEAVAGYTTQAAAAAWRSSDTGTLGIGKHADLIVLDDDIFTCPTHEIGSTKVVTTMVGGDVVYERA; from the coding sequence ATGGAACCGGTCGGCACGATTGTGATAAACGCCCGAATCGTGACGATGGACGGGGCGACACCCTACGCGCAGGCGCTCGCGGTGCGTGACGGACGTGTCACTGCACTTGGCTCGAACGAGGAGATCCGAGAACTCGCCGATCGATCGACGAAGGTCATCGACGCAGGCGGCAGGCTCGTCCTGCCCGGATTTCAAGACACCCATATTCACCTACAGGACAGCGGACAGGATTACAGCCAAAACGCCGATCTCTCGTCGGCGCGGACGCAGGACGACATTGTCCGCATCCTCTCCGCCTTCGCCAAGACGCATGACCGGGCATGGGTCAACGGGACGGGCTGGTATTCCGGCATCTTTCATACCGACAACCTCGACCGCCATCTGATTGACCGCGCAGTCCCGAATCGGCCGTGCCTGATCGTCGCCTCTGATGGCCACAACGCCTGCCTAAACTCGGCCGGCTGCGCGGCGATCGGGCTTGCCGCCGACACGCCCGACCCCCCGAACGGCCACTTCGTGCGCGACGCGAAGGGCGAACCTACGGGCATGCTCTACGAGAATGCGCTGATGTGGGCCGAGGCGCGGATGCCGACACCCTCGGACGCCGACTTCGCCGACGGCGTGAAATGGGCCCAGGCGCTCGCCCACCGCCACGGCATCACCGGCATCCTCGACGCGCGGGTGGAGGAGCGGCACGTCCGCGTCTACCGCTCGCTCGAAGCGGCGGATGCGCTGACGCTGCGCGTGGCTGCGACCGCGCTCGTCAACGCGCACGACACGACCTGGGGCGCGGTCGAACGGCTCAGCGACCTCCGCGCGGGCAACAGTGGCGGCCGTTTCAAGGTCCATTCCGCCAAGTTCTTCCTCGACGGCGTCGTCGAAAACCGGACGGCGGCAATGATTGTGCCCTATTCAGACGCCGAGGGCGGAAACGCGCCCCTCATGTTCACGCCGGACCAGATCACCCAGATGTTCACCGCCTTCGACGCCGCGCGGTTCCAGATCCACGTCCATGCCATCGGCGACTTGGCGGTTCGCGCCGCGCTCGACGGCGTCGAGGCCGCGCGCGCGGCGAATGGAGACTGGCCATCGTTGCACCAGATCGCCCATATTCAGTTCATCGACCCTGCCGACCTGCCGCGCTTCCGCAAACTTGGCGTCATGGCGAACGTGCAACCGCTCTGGGCGCGGAGCGAGCCATCGGTCACCGACATCGCCGTTCCGATGGTCGGCAACGACCGCAGCCACTGGATCTACGCCTTTCGCTCGCTCCTCGATGCAGGCGCGGCAATGGCTCTCTCGAGCGATTGGGGCGTCTCGACGCTGAATCCGTTCGAGATCATCGAAACCGCCGTGACGCGCCAGCCGCCTGCCGCGTCGGCCCGCGTGCCGCCCTTCCTGCCTGACGAGCGCATCACACGGGCAGAGGCGGTCGCCGGCTATACCACCCAAGCGGCAGCGGCGGCGTGGCGTTCGTCAGATACCGGGACGCTAGGCATTGGGAAACATGCCGATCTCATCGTACTCGACGACGACATCTTTACCTGTCCCACCCACGAGATCGGCAGCACGAAGGTGGTGACCACGATGGTCGGCGGGGACGTGGTGTATGAACGGGCATAG
- a CDS encoding ABC transporter permease: MSAGSTRTGLSLLSPAFLVMAATLLAPVVALVVMSFWSQSGFDIDRSFTLKNYAQLVRPGEGVVWYGIRFPFAYPVPAVLMVKSLAMSLVATICVIGVAWPMAYFLAFRVTRNKAMWIILLTIPFWTSYLLRVFSWKIVLGFNGAINSGLMWLGVIDAPLEFLLYNPIAVMITLAHSWIAFAVLPIYVSLEKIDRSLLEAASDLGDSRWARFRRITLPLSMPGTIAATLLVFIPTVGDYVTPTLVGGPGGTMIGSLIQQLFLRQDNAPLGAAISIVMMLIIAAFVGLFLWLIGYGRMRRRVG, translated from the coding sequence ATGTCGGCTGGTTCCACGCGCACCGGTCTGTCGCTGCTCTCGCCGGCCTTCCTAGTGATGGCGGCGACGTTGCTCGCGCCGGTCGTGGCGCTGGTCGTCATGTCGTTCTGGAGCCAGTCGGGCTTCGACATCGACCGGAGCTTCACGCTGAAGAACTACGCCCAACTCGTCCGGCCGGGCGAGGGCGTCGTCTGGTACGGCATCCGCTTTCCCTTCGCCTATCCGGTGCCCGCGGTCCTGATGGTCAAGTCGCTGGCCATGTCTCTGGTTGCCACGATCTGCGTGATCGGCGTCGCCTGGCCGATGGCCTATTTCCTGGCCTTCCGCGTCACGCGCAACAAGGCCATGTGGATCATCCTTCTCACGATCCCGTTCTGGACGAGCTACCTCCTCAGGGTCTTTTCGTGGAAGATCGTGCTCGGCTTCAACGGCGCGATCAATTCCGGGCTGATGTGGCTCGGCGTGATCGACGCGCCCCTCGAATTCCTGCTCTACAACCCGATCGCGGTGATGATCACGCTCGCCCATAGCTGGATCGCATTCGCGGTGCTGCCGATCTATGTGAGCCTGGAGAAGATTGACCGGTCGCTGCTCGAAGCCGCGTCGGACCTCGGCGACAGCCGCTGGGCGCGGTTCCGGCGGATCACTCTGCCTCTGTCGATGCCCGGCACGATCGCCGCGACGCTTCTCGTCTTCATCCCGACCGTAGGCGACTACGTCACCCCGACGCTGGTCGGCGGCCCCGGCGGCACGATGATCGGCAGCCTGATCCAGCAGCTCTTTCTCCGGCAGGACAACGCCCCCCTCGGCGCGGCAATCTCCATCGTGATGATGCTGATCATCGCAGCCTTCGTCGGGCTTTTCCTCTGGCTCATCGGCTATGGCCGGATGCGGCGGAGGGTCGGGTGA
- a CDS encoding ABC transporter permease: MRRLDLLPVYAVFFVLFLYGPMLLMPLFSFNDANFATFPLKGFTARHYAGMGSNTSMLTALENSLIVGVAVSVVATALALPAALALTRYRVPGGGAILSFMMLPLVVPSIVLAVGLLVVVLRVLGVPLSLWTVAAGHLMLCIPFGMTVLMSRLEGFDRSLEEASRDLGAGGWDTFRRVTLPLAAPGVISSLLLCFIISFDEFVISFFLTGTDNTLPVFLFSQLRFPNRLPGTLALGSLILVGSAALVILAEIVRKRGVASDNPGDL, from the coding sequence ATGCGGCGCCTGGACCTTCTGCCCGTCTACGCGGTGTTCTTCGTGCTGTTCCTCTACGGTCCGATGCTCCTCATGCCTCTCTTTTCCTTCAACGACGCGAATTTCGCGACCTTTCCGCTCAAGGGTTTCACCGCTCGCCACTACGCCGGCATGGGCTCTAACACCTCGATGCTGACCGCGCTCGAGAACTCGCTGATCGTCGGCGTCGCGGTGTCGGTCGTCGCGACCGCGCTCGCGCTGCCGGCGGCCTTGGCGCTCACGCGCTACCGGGTGCCGGGCGGCGGCGCGATCCTGTCGTTCATGATGCTGCCGCTCGTCGTGCCCTCGATCGTCCTGGCCGTCGGGCTTCTCGTCGTGGTGCTGCGTGTCCTCGGCGTGCCGCTCTCGCTCTGGACGGTGGCTGCGGGCCATCTGATGCTCTGCATTCCCTTCGGAATGACGGTCCTCATGTCGCGGCTCGAAGGCTTCGATCGGAGCCTCGAGGAAGCTTCGCGCGATCTCGGGGCGGGGGGCTGGGACACGTTCCGCCGGGTGACGCTGCCGCTCGCCGCGCCGGGGGTTATCTCGAGCCTTCTGCTCTGCTTCATTATCTCGTTCGACGAGTTCGTGATCTCGTTCTTCCTGACCGGCACGGACAACACGTTGCCGGTCTTCCTCTTCTCCCAGCTCCGGTTCCCGAACCGTCTGCCGGGCACGCTGGCGCTCGGCTCGCTCATCCTCGTGGGCTCGGCGGCGCTCGTGATCCTGGCCGAGATCGTGCGCAAGCGCGGAGTCGCGTCCGACAATCCCGGGGACCTGTGA
- a CDS encoding cupin domain-containing protein codes for MKPIESSERRVANLKTAEFRPWDETGVTERGTSILQLNPDAPRGTGFYIYKMEPGARSAPHRHGGAEEFLILEGTLIENDGTVYVQGDVVWLAPGTEHTSYTETGCLIAVYAETEETTLPG; via the coding sequence ATGAAACCGATAGAAAGCTCAGAACGCCGTGTCGCCAACCTTAAAACGGCGGAGTTTCGACCCTGGGACGAAACTGGCGTGACAGAGCGCGGCACGTCGATCTTGCAGCTCAATCCAGATGCGCCGCGCGGAACCGGGTTCTACATCTACAAGATGGAACCGGGCGCCCGGTCCGCGCCGCACCGCCATGGCGGCGCCGAGGAGTTCCTGATCCTGGAAGGGACGCTGATCGAAAATGACGGCACCGTCTATGTACAGGGCGATGTCGTCTGGCTGGCGCCCGGAACCGAGCACACATCGTATACCGAGACCGGGTGTCTGATCGCCGTCTACGCCGAGACGGAGGAGACCACCCTGCCGGGCTAG
- a CDS encoding extracellular solute-binding protein, whose product MKHIFGLIGWTAAGVLTASTALAELVVFDWAGYEDPEFYASYTAKHGAGPTFAFFGDEEEAFQKLRAGFKADLAHPCSQSVVKWREAGLLEPLDTSKIAEWDSVIEGFRDMPGFSDGGQQYVLPLDWGATAMTYRTDLVTEEESSSLQSFADPKWQGRISIGDNVDDAYALGFLAIGVTDWTTATDEQFKAASDFLRKVHKNVRAYWQDGATLAQLMASGEVALAWAWNETTAQMQAEGHPVEMKRDTQEGSSTWVCGYVKLKGGEGSEEEMYDFLNAWLEPRTAEYIVSAWGYGHSNGVAMNAIDTETLQATGFDDLDRYKANTLWQAPVPSALREKMIAEFERIKAGF is encoded by the coding sequence ATGAAACACATATTTGGATTGATCGGCTGGACCGCCGCCGGGGTATTGACCGCGTCGACCGCGCTGGCCGAACTCGTGGTCTTCGACTGGGCCGGCTACGAGGACCCGGAGTTCTACGCGAGCTACACGGCCAAGCACGGCGCTGGCCCGACCTTCGCCTTCTTTGGCGACGAGGAGGAGGCATTCCAGAAGCTGCGCGCCGGTTTCAAGGCCGACTTGGCGCATCCCTGCTCGCAATCCGTCGTCAAGTGGCGTGAGGCGGGGCTGCTGGAGCCGCTCGACACGTCGAAGATCGCTGAGTGGGACTCCGTCATCGAAGGATTCCGCGATATGCCCGGCTTTTCGGACGGCGGGCAGCAATATGTGCTGCCTCTCGACTGGGGCGCGACCGCGATGACCTATCGGACAGACCTTGTGACCGAAGAGGAATCCTCCAGCCTGCAAAGCTTCGCCGATCCGAAATGGCAGGGGCGTATCTCCATCGGTGACAATGTCGACGATGCCTATGCGCTCGGCTTCCTCGCGATCGGCGTGACCGACTGGACCACGGCGACCGATGAGCAGTTCAAGGCCGCCTCTGATTTCCTGCGCAAGGTGCACAAGAATGTGCGCGCCTACTGGCAGGACGGCGCCACGCTCGCGCAGCTGATGGCCTCGGGCGAGGTCGCGCTGGCCTGGGCGTGGAACGAGACCACGGCCCAGATGCAGGCAGAGGGCCACCCGGTCGAGATGAAGCGCGATACGCAGGAGGGCTCGTCGACCTGGGTCTGCGGCTATGTCAAGCTGAAGGGTGGCGAAGGCTCGGAAGAAGAGATGTACGACTTCCTGAACGCCTGGCTGGAGCCGCGCACGGCGGAATACATCGTCAGCGCCTGGGGTTACGGCCATTCCAACGGGGTCGCCATGAACGCGATCGACACCGAGACGCTTCAGGCCACGGGCTTCGATGATCTCGACCGCTACAAGGCCAATACGCTCTGGCAGGCGCCGGTGCCCTCGGCGCTGCGCGAAAAGATGATCGCCGAGTTCGAGCGCATCAAGGCCGGGTTCTGA